TTGGTTTGTATTCTGTTTGAAAACTTATAATATGATTCTTTTACTTCTTCATCGGTCAATTCTATACCTTTACTAAAACTATTGAATATTGATTTGAGATAATTAAAGTTATGATTAGAAACTATATATTTAAATCTTTTGCGATTATGATTTTTAGTCCTATTGTTTTTCCAATTGGTTGTTTTTTATTGGTCTCAAAAATAGTTAAAACTATGCACTTTAGTGCATTTCGCTTTAGCTTCTAAAAATGTTTACTTTTGTAGTATGGAATACCAAAGGGTCAATGGTCATAGCATATCACGGCTTACAGTACATATTGTTTGGGCTACAAAATATAGATATGCAGTATTGGAAGGAGATATAAAAGTAAGGTGTAGAAGTCTTTTGATGCAAATATGTGAAGCAGAAGATATTGTAATATTGAAAGGAGTAGTATCCAAAGATCATATTCATATGCATATAGAATATCGTCCATCACAATCAATAAGTAGCATGGTAAAATTATTGAAAGGACGCAGTTCACGAAAATTACAGATAGAGTTTCCAGAGTTAAAGAAGAGATATTGGGGTCGTCATTTTTGGGCAATAGGTTATGGTTGCTGGAGTACAGGTAATATAACAGATGAAATGGTAAATGAATATTTAGAACATCATAGGAATCCAAATACGAACTCAAATGATAATTTTATAATTGAATAGAGAAGTACTGTCCGAAATAGGACTTTCAGTCCGTAACAAAACTATGGACTTTTAGTCCATAGTGGTTTATTTTAATATTTTTCAATATATTATTAATCATTATGATAGCAAGATAAGTAAATATTTTAAATTAAAAATATTTTATAAGAAAGATATACTATAAATCAACTTAAACTATTGCACTACAATCGAACTCTTAGGATTATTTACATTATACGACACTACTATTTTTTGCCCAATACTGTAATTTATAGTATCAGTAATTAATACTTCGTTTGTTCTAGTATATTTTATATTGTCGATAAAATATTCATAATCAATTAAACTTGTAGTATTTGATTTTGTAGCAACTATATTGGTTATTGTTGCTTCTGATGAGTCTACTTTAATAGTATCATTAATCTTCATATTATAGAAGTGAGCGATAAATTTTTCAGGTGCTTCTTTATTATATACAATTTCAATTTGTTCATTTTCTTGATATTGCTTGCTTGGAGCACTTGTTCGGTTTAAATATTTTTTATCATCAATAAAATATTCTATAGAAACAAAATTGCCATTATCATTTTTAAAACCACAATATAAAATAGTAGCGTAAGTTGTAGCACTATTCTCTATTATCTTCTTTTCCTTATTTTTCTGATTGTTTTTAGCAAAAAATATTAAAGCAAAGAAAAACAATGCCATTACTCCGATTACTATTATAATATTGCTTGCTTTTTTCATTGTGTTTTGGTTTTAATCAATTTCATTTTTAATCCACTCTTCATAAAACTGTTTTGGTGTATATATTTTTATACCTCTAAATTCTGTAATGATAAAGTCATTTGTATTGCCTGTAACTATATAATTAGCATTTGCTTCTACTGCTAATTCAATAAACTTGTTATCGTCTTTATCTGGTAGAATATCAATTTCTTCTTTTGGTGAGAACCAGATGGCTTTTAGTTTTATTGCTTCAATTAGTTCATTTGCTTTTTTGTTGAAATCTTTATATTTTTTAAATCGTTCTCTATTTGCAACTTCATAATATTCTAATAGTACTGTCTCTGATAAACAAATTTGTATTTCATTAGTGAGTACTAATTCATCAAAAATTCTTCTTGGATATCCAAGTTGTCCAATTATCGAAGAAATAAAAACATTGGTATCAATTACTATTAGATTGCTTTTCAAGTCTGTGCGTTTTTATTTCTGCTATAATATCATCCATTGTCATTTCTGACAATTCTGTTTCAGCTGCTAATTGGTTAACTTCATCAAATAAACGGCGTGTCTTTATTAAATTATCAAAATAATCAACAGAGGAAACAAAATCCATAGATTTTAACATTTCTATCAATATTGATGCTTTACCATTTTCATTTATTTTTACTAATAGTGTTTCCATAGCAATCAATTTTTCTTCTAATTTAGTTTAAATATATCATTTTTTAGTGGAAAAAACTTATAGCGTCGCATCACTCCAACAAATCATCAGATAATTGGTCTAATACATCGGAAACTGCTAAGCAAGTTCCTGCATTTAAAATATAAGTATCAAATATTTTTTTGCAATTGGTATAATTGGTAAATGGATATTCTGCACATGCTTTCGGTCTGATACTATAAATACTACATGTATTATCTTTGTTTAAAAACATGCATGGTACGATATTCAAAACTAAGTCGCCATCTTCGTCTTTAGTAATGTATTTTTGCTTAAATTCTTTTTCTGTAATCTGAAGATGTTTCGCTAAGCGTTTAATATCTTCTGGTTCAATTAATGGTGGAATAGTTTTGCAGCAATTAGCACATTTTAAGCAATCTATTTTTTCAAAAGCATAATCGTGAGCAGCGTGCATCATTTCATCTGCTTCATATTTTTTTAGTTTCTTAAACTTTTTTTCAAGCTGTTTATAGGTATCTTGTAAATCTTCAGACTTTTGATCTAATTGTTTGATGGCTTTTTTGTAGTTCATCTATTTCAGTTTAGTTTTATAAGCTGCTTGTTCTAAAATGGTTTTGATTTTGTCTTTCAAATCGCCTTGAATAATAATTTGTCCATCTTTTACTGCACCACCAACACCACATTTTGTTTTTAAGAATTTTGCTAAGTCATTTAAGTCATCTGTAGTGCCAATAAAGTTGTCTACAATAGTTACGACCTTGCCTTTTCGCTGTTTATTATCTTTATAGATATATAATAATTGCTTGTTATTTTCTAAAGTTTCTTCTTCAATATCGTTTTCGTATTCATAATTAAAATCTGGATTAGTTGAATATACGGTGCCTAATCTTTCTTTCCAGTTTTTGTCGTTTTTGCTCATAACTTAAAATCTTTACTTACTATAAATTTAAGTGCTTCTTTTTGAATGCTTACTTCTATATAATTTGTGCTACCTTTATAATCGCCGTCCATTTGTAAATTTTCAATCGTGTTGCATTTTATACTTGCTTTTTTGCAAGCATGTCTTTCTAATATATCTAGCGAAGCAATATCTCCAAAAAATGCTTCTTGAATCATAGAAGGTACTCGCATTCTATTGAAATCTTTAACTATACAAATTTCAAATATTCCATCATTTAATATACTTTCATGCGAAAATTCTACATCATAACCTAGCTGACCTGTTGATGTCATTAAAACAGTAAATGCTTTAGTTTCTATTACGCTATCATCATCTAAAGTAATAGTGTAAGTTGGTAAATCGTAGGTAAAAGCCGTAGTTAAAACACTTGTTACATAAGCACCAACACCACGAATTTTTAATTGATTAAATCGTTGTATAACTTTACCATCATAACCTAATCCAGCAGTCATAAAAAATGGTTGATGATTGACCAAGCAAGCATCTATTTTAAATACTTTTCCTGTATTGATTAATTCAATAGCATGAGCAATGTTAATTGGAATTTGTAGTTTTCTGGCATTGGCATTTCCAGAACCAGTAGGAATACTAGCTAGTTTAATAGGTGAGTTCATAATGACTTGTCCTACTTCGTTTTGAGTGCCATCGCCACCAACAACAGCAATAATATCTACTTTATCAATTAAAGATTGTTGTGCTAGTTTTATAGCATGACCAGCAAATTTGGTAACATGAATGTCGTAGTCGAATTTGTTTAAGTCTAAATACTTTTTGACCATTCTTTCATTGAATCTCGCACCAAAAAATCCACCAGACTTTGGATTGACTAAGAATCTTACTTTTTGTTTCTTTGCCATATTAGCCAACAAATATATGTATTATTTTTCTAATAGCTTATTGCTTAGGAAAGCAACTATTTAGTGTTAATTAAAAAGCATGATTTGATTTATTATGTAGGAATGCAATTAAATATATAGAGTTGTTTTCTAATGCATAAATTAAGGAAATATGCTTATTGATAATAATTTTCCTGTAATTTAGAATTTTAGATAATTTTCCAATTTGATTATGATGTTGAATTCTACAGACTACTTGTTCTACATTTTGTTCAAATTTATCAATTTGTTTATTAGTCCAATGTTCAAATAAGTAATCTATAATTGATAGATAATTGTCTAAAGCAGTTTGCGTCCATATGACCGTAGTCATTGTAATTTTTGTTTATGTTGTAATATTATGTTTTTAGCTTCTACATCAGAATATGTATTATTACTATTAATATCATTTTTTCCTTTTTCTATTAAATGTATCTCTTCTGTTGACAGTGCTTCACTCCAATCGGAATCATCTTGTTTAAAAGAAAGAAAATCTATATAAGCTATAATATCTTTAGCTAAATTATTAGGAATATATTTTAATTTATCATTTATTTTATTCATAGTAGCTGTATCCATCATATATAATTTTAGGCATGAAAAATATTCCAGTATACTATTCAAATATAATCTTTTTTGTTGAAAATTATTTTATTCCTTTCTTTTCTATAATAGATACCAAATCTATAAAATAGTAAGATAAAACTTCTTTATTCTTTGTTTTATAATTGGCTACTTTCTTTTTTTGACTTTCACAGTCTGGTTTAAAGTTACCTATTATTAAATATTGTTCTCCTCCTTTTGCTGTATATTCTTTTTCGCATTTTACCCAATTTACTTTGTCTTCTATAAAATAGTCTACTACATCTACAGAGCCAGTTAAACTATCGATTGGTATGTAATTTAGTATAAGTTCTGGGTGATAATAACGATGATTGGTGAAACCAAAGCTAATTGGATATACTGCATATACTGATGTATCTGCTAGATTAAAGTATGCACTTAAAATATATTTTTTTTCTTTTTTTAATGGTTCTTTTAACTGTACTGCTAAATATTCTCTATAATCCTTTGGAGAATGCTTCATATTACTTTTATAGGCAAGAAAACCAACATAACCGTCCTCATCAAGACAATCTTGATAACCTAATTTATGACTATATGGAATTGTTCTTGATAAACCATATTTATTTCTGCATTTAAGAAAATAATCAGTCGATGCTGTATTAGGAATATACCAATCATTAATAAATTCAAAAGTTTCATCATCGGTATAACAATTTTCTACTTGGTTAAAACTTCCGTTTGGAACTAGGTTTAAAGAATCATCTTTAGCTAATAATATTTGTATACTGATAACAAAGTAAGCACTTATTAATACTGACAACTTAATATTCTGGTGTAATACTTCCATTTGAATATATTATATATTTTAAAGTGACACCTATTTCAAAATAGTTGCTTTTAAGCTTAAATCTAAACTTTTAACACTATGTGTCAACGCTCCAACAGAAATATAATCTACACCAGCTTCGGCATAAGGTCGTATGTTAGTTAAAGTAATACCACCACTTGCTTCTGTTTCATATTCGTGATTGATTAAATCTACAGCAGTTTTAACATCTTCTGGCAAAAAATTATCTAACATAATGCGTTTTATACCACCACATGCTAACACTTCTTTTACATTATCTAAAGTTCTGGTTTCAACTTCAATATCTAAGTTTAAATTATTTTCTTTTAAATAAGCTTGTGTTTTATGAATAGCTTTAGTAATGCCACCACAAAAATCAATGTGATTGTCTTTCAACATAATCATATCAAACAAACCAAATCTGTGATTAACACCACCACCAATAGCTACTGCATATTTTTCTAGTGGTCGTAAGTTTGGTGTTGTTTTTCTAGTATCTAAAATTTTGGTATTAGTACCTTTAACTGCATCTACATATTGTTTGGTATTGGTAGCAATACCACTCATGCGTTGCATACAGTTGAGTACCAATCGTTCTGCTGTTAAAATAGAAATAGCACTACCTTCTATAAAAAAAGCAATGTCGCCATATTGTATAGTACTGCCTTCTTCTATTAAAATATCTAAAGCAAGATTTTTATCTACTGCATTAAAAATTGCTATAGCAACAGGTAAACCACAAAGAATGCCATTGTCTTTCACTAAGAGTTTGGCTTTTCCAATAGCATTTTTATCTATCGCAGCTAAAGAAGAATGGTCGCCATCTCTTACATCTTCTGCTAATGCTTGTTGTATAAATGAATTTAGGTAAGCAACATCAATCATATCTCAATAATTAAAGCTGTAATGATAAGGAAAATATCAGATAAAGAGAATTGCTTTTGTTAAATTAGGTCTTCTCAAACCTTATTTCTTGTAAAATGATTTTATTATCAATTTGTTTGATGTTAATAAAAACACGATAATTGGATTGTTTC
Above is a genomic segment from Chitinophagales bacterium containing:
- the tnpA gene encoding IS200/IS605 family transposase, whose product is MEYQRVNGHSISRLTVHIVWATKYRYAVLEGDIKVRCRSLLMQICEAEDIVILKGVVSKDHIHMHIEYRPSQSISSMVKLLKGRSSRKLQIEFPELKKRYWGRHFWAIGYGCWSTGNITDEMVNEYLEHHRNPNTNSNDNFIIE
- a CDS encoding NAD(+)/NADH kinase, with translation MAKKQKVRFLVNPKSGGFFGARFNERMVKKYLDLNKFDYDIHVTKFAGHAIKLAQQSLIDKVDIIAVVGGDGTQNEVGQVIMNSPIKLASIPTGSGNANARKLQIPINIAHAIELINTGKVFKIDACLVNHQPFFMTAGLGYDGKVIQRFNQLKIRGVGAYVTSVLTTAFTYDLPTYTITLDDDSVIETKAFTVLMTSTGQLGYDVEFSHESILNDGIFEICIVKDFNRMRVPSMIQEAFFGDIASLDILERHACKKASIKCNTIENLQMDGDYKGSTNYIEVSIQKEALKFIVSKDFKL
- a CDS encoding type II toxin-antitoxin system RelE/ParE family toxin is translated as MTTVIWTQTALDNYLSIIDYLFEHWTNKQIDKFEQNVEQVVCRIQHHNQIGKLSKILNYRKIIINKHISLIYALENNSIYLIAFLHNKSNHAF
- a CDS encoding YkgJ family cysteine cluster protein: MMHAAHDYAFEKIDCLKCANCCKTIPPLIEPEDIKRLAKHLQITEKEFKQKYITKDEDGDLVLNIVPCMFLNKDNTCSIYSIRPKACAEYPFTNYTNCKKIFDTYILNAGTCLAVSDVLDQLSDDLLE
- the nadC gene encoding carboxylating nicotinate-nucleotide diphosphorylase; amino-acid sequence: MIDVAYLNSFIQQALAEDVRDGDHSSLAAIDKNAIGKAKLLVKDNGILCGLPVAIAIFNAVDKNLALDILIEEGSTIQYGDIAFFIEGSAISILTAERLVLNCMQRMSGIATNTKQYVDAVKGTNTKILDTRKTTPNLRPLEKYAVAIGGGVNHRFGLFDMIMLKDNHIDFCGGITKAIHKTQAYLKENNLNLDIEVETRTLDNVKEVLACGGIKRIMLDNFLPEDVKTAVDLINHEYETEASGGITLTNIRPYAEAGVDYISVGALTHSVKSLDLSLKATILK
- a CDS encoding translation initiation factor codes for the protein MSKNDKNWKERLGTVYSTNPDFNYEYENDIEEETLENNKQLLYIYKDNKQRKGKVVTIVDNFIGTTDDLNDLAKFLKTKCGVGGAVKDGQIIIQGDLKDKIKTILEQAAYKTKLK
- a CDS encoding putative toxin-antitoxin system toxin component, PIN family, which codes for MKSNLIVIDTNVFISSIIGQLGYPRRIFDELVLTNEIQICLSETVLLEYYEVANRERFKKYKDFNKKANELIEAIKLKAIWFSPKEEIDILPDKDDNKFIELAVEANANYIVTGNTNDFIITEFRGIKIYTPKQFYEEWIKNEID